In the genome of Thermoanaerobaculia bacterium, one region contains:
- a CDS encoding Hsp20/alpha crystallin family protein produces MTTFRWNSMQELIAIQEKMNRLFEEVLYRREFPEGADERAASRWAPAADAFEGPREYVFRVEIPGVSLSDVKLEVEGARLRLSGTRPEVNPASRFLRMERVYGDFDREFEIPHDIDADRISASLASGILTIRAPKKGTRAAKE; encoded by the coding sequence ATGACGACTTTTCGCTGGAACTCCATGCAGGAGCTGATCGCGATCCAGGAGAAGATGAACCGGTTGTTCGAGGAGGTCCTCTACCGCCGCGAATTTCCGGAGGGGGCGGACGAGCGCGCCGCGTCGCGGTGGGCCCCCGCCGCCGACGCCTTCGAAGGTCCGCGCGAATACGTCTTCCGCGTCGAGATCCCGGGCGTCTCCCTCTCCGACGTCAAGCTCGAAGTGGAAGGGGCCCGGCTCCGCCTTTCCGGTACCCGGCCCGAGGTGAATCCGGCGAGCCGGTTCCTTCGCATGGAGCGCGTCTACGGAGATTTCGACCGCGAATTCGAGATTCCGCACGACATCGACGCCGACCGGATTTCCGCGTCGCTCGCCAGCGGGATCCTCACGATCCGCGCCCCGAAGAAGGGGACGCGCGCGGCGAAGGAGTAG
- a CDS encoding MerR family transcriptional regulator — translation MRKDGSVLIGEIARRYSIHPQTLRMYEREGLIQPDRTEGNTRLYGTETIERLEIILTLTRDLGVNLAGVEVILNMKERLESLQQRADRLVDFLKKEAARHRPSEERYALVKVPGGALRKP, via the coding sequence ATGCGAAAAGACGGATCGGTACTGATCGGAGAGATCGCGCGCCGCTACTCGATCCACCCCCAGACTCTCCGGATGTACGAGCGGGAGGGGCTGATCCAGCCCGACCGCACGGAGGGCAACACCCGCCTGTACGGGACGGAGACGATCGAACGGCTCGAGATCATCCTGACGCTCACGCGCGACCTCGGCGTCAACCTCGCCGGGGTCGAGGTGATCCTGAACATGAAGGAGCGGCTGGAAAGCCTGCAGCAGCGGGCCGACCGGCTCGTCGATTTCCTCAAGAAAGAGGCGGCGCGCCACCGCCCCTCCGAGGAGCGGTACGCCCTCGTCAAGGTCCCGGGGGGCGCTCTCCGGAAGCCGTGA